CAGGCCTATATATGATGAATTTCATGAAATTGATTTTGTAGTTTGAAAACAAGAAGTTTGAAGGTCTGAAAAAACTGACCTAAAGAAAACTAATGAATCTGTAACCGTTTTTAGGTTAATAAAAATGGCATCCTTTAATCAGTTTAATGACAAGTATTTCACTGATATGTTTAGATTGTGTGTAACCTTAGTTTAGCAGGTGATGTTTATATTGCTGGTTCTTACGTCGATAGACATACACATTCTGccaaaataatcatttaatagaCCATTTGGGCTATTTACACCATAGACTAGAAACTGGTACTTTTTTGTCCTCAGAAGTGATATGGGAATGTCTTGTGCAgcctttataaatgtaaattagaaaaagggaagaaaataaattgtgatGTATCCATTACTCCTTTCACAGAACAGTGAAATAAGACCAGCTAATGAGCTATTAAATGTGATGTTTAAAAATCTGTTCCTTCTCTGGTGCAAGGCATTAATGCTCTTTTAAACTGTCAAGGGGTGCATTTTATTGTACTTGATCCTACCAACAGTTCTGTCACTTCCATCCTCACTTCACCTAAAAGACTAAACATCTTAAAGTAGATTTCTGTGATGTGTACACTAAAATGTTTAGCATATTTATTCTAGAGGTAAGAATCTCTAATACTTACAGAATATTAGAACATGAATTGCCACTACATTTTGTGTATAGCTGGAAAACCACCATTTATAAGCTTTTAGGACTACAATGGCACACTTTTCGCCTTTGTACATATCTTCACACTCCGTGGTGCTCTGAAGAGCATTGTTTTTTGCGCTTATGGCAATATGCAGCAAGGATCTTTATTTTGCATGCAGGAAGCTGACCCATTTTAGTATTATAGCTGCAATCAATGTAAGTTAGTTTGCTTGAACAGACTGTATTTTCTGTAGTTTGTCGAACATGCAAAGCAAATTAGCTGACAGTGAGCTTACTATTTTGTATGATTAGGAGTAGTGCCATTCAGAGACCCCTGTCACTTGGCAAACTTGCAAGTGTTGCTTTAGCATGGTAGAATTGAACTTTCTacccaaaatttcaacatcTCGAGCACCAATGTGCAatcatttttttgagtaatgTTAAGTTAGGGTGGTCTTCATTGTTTACATCAATCCATTGTGCTAATAAACCCAAGAGTATTGTACATTGCTGTCCTAATGTTGGgatatttatttctaaattttttaaCTTGGAAAATGTGTCCTGACTTCATGGTATCATTAAGGCACCAATAGGAAATGCATCAAAGTTTTATGTATCACATGCCCTATATACCATGACTGCTATATTAAACCTATTTACCAACAGATGAGTTGAGTGTTTGCTAGAATATACATTGGATATTTTAAGTAGTAAATTGGGATGAGGTTGTGCATGTAAATAAagctttgcacagtactatgaTTGTCTCGGGTCCTTGttatcatctatctatctatctatctatctctctctctctctctctctcgctctcataTAATCATCAAGCAGTAAGAAGCCCAGTGAAGgtgagagagaataaaaaaaacctaacaatATTCTTGTTTTACAGCCACAATGATCCCATCTATTTTAGCTTTTAGTAAACATAGTATGCATTGTAGTTGTATGTCTATATGTCATAGCTGCATAGTATGTCTTAAGTATGCATTTTTACCTGTAAATATAGCTTTTTATTATGGTTTGAtgtttagagtttttttttttccttacattttCTGTAAGGCAAATTAATCATCAATTTGAAGGAAGGATTaaacaatttctttatttacctAGATTTATGCTTGGTAAACTGTGTAAACATAAACAGTACATTATCTACTACTAATAGTAAGTTGGTACATGTTTTAGTGAACTTATCTCTACCTGCTCATACCACATTTAAGAGATGCTAATAAAGCAGCTTCTAGATATTTAACTTGTGTACTCTCAGGAACCATACCTAGTCTTCAACATTATTACCAAGCCAAAATCACACCGGCCATGTGCAATGTTACTCTGACCATCAAAATCTTTCTCTAATATTTTTGTTGATATTTGATTCTGCTTTTatccttttcttcctttctatCTTGTTCGTATACTAAATCTTTGCACCACAACTCCAATGGAAGGAAACCGAATAAATGAATGCAGGAATGAATGAAGTGCAGTATCACTggcttgtaaatgattatatttTGCTGTTTCACACATGTGCACTTATTTTATATTCCTCTTGGGAGGGAAAAGTATCTCCATTCCTAGTGACAGTAGATATAATATGTTCTATATGTCCTTGTGCACTGATTGGTTAGTGCCTAAGTGATAAGTTCTCATTGGGTATAGGTTACCTTTGTTGTGAACCAATCAGCTGGTCTGTATCCAAGTGAATTTGGGATGTGGAGCTATTTAAAGACACACTGGAGGGAAAATGTCTGATATTTGATTTgaatcattaaaaacaaaagttcTTTCACAATCCATCACAGGTCAAGTGACTTAAAAGTGTGGACTTTTGTTGATCTATTGCTATGTCCTTTATGTGAACTGACTTTTAAACAACAGAACAAAATTTATCATcactattatttataatattattagaaataataatgtatgctactttacatttgtaatttattgATATTTGTAAGCATACAAAGATACATCCAAATTACATTATAGCTACAGAGGCTAGTATTGTAATCTACATTTTAATGCCAAAAACTTCTCATAATTGGTTGTGTTATGATTAATTCATGTAAATTTGTTCATATTTGCTTTGTAGACCTTGGAATACTTATACATTTTCCATCGAGGTACTTTGAAGCGAGCAAACAGTGAACCGACTGTAAGACGCAGGTTTACAGCAGCTATTAGTGTCGCCTAGGGTCATGTGTCGCTCAGTGGAATGAGTGACGTGTGAGGAAATAACAGAAGAGATCGCCATCTGCTGTTGGAAAACAGCATAGCAATTcccaagccttttttttttttttttttaagctctaTAATCACATTACagttatttactcactcacacttatcttctatactgatttatcctgcattcagggtcgcagggacctgaagcctatcccaggaggcttagggcacgaggcagagtacacTCTGGAAAGGGTGCCATTCCATCGCGgggcacatacacatacgcATAATCctcattcacacaatatgggcaatttgggaacaacaattagcctaatctacatgtcttggactgtgggaggaaaccggagtacccggaggaaacccaccatgcacgtggagaacatgcaaactccatgcacacacagacgggATTCGAGCCTGACCGGGAACTGAACCCGGACCCTAAAGGGGGATcctaaaggtgcaaggcgacagctaaccactacaccaccgtgcctccctcctgtgatttaatttaaatattttaatttacatttttattagggGTTtgcagggggtctggagcctatcccaggagaggaggattacctggaagaaacccaccaagcacgaggagaacatgtaaattccatgcacacagatcgaAGGAAGGAACTGAATCTGGACCATGAAGGTGtaagatgacagtgctaacctctaagccAACAAGAAACAAGTTTTTATTCCACACAACTCATCCCAGTTAGCAtacaacaatttaaaatgtgagctgtatttaaattatttttgttttattagacatttggcagatgcctttATCCAGAGCGCCTTACatctttttatctcattatacatctgagcagttaaggggttaagggccttgctcaagggccgaacagggacaacttggtagtcgtgggatttgaacctggaaccttctgaaccatagtccaatgccttaaccactgacccCTTTTAATAGCTTTAATAGAGTAACCCTATTACCCGATCACAGGAGGTCACCCTCAACTGAATACTGTACTACAATGCATGACTGATTGTAATGTGTCTATGTTAATGCAGTACATAAAATGTGTGCTATTGTGAAGTGTTGCCACCATCCATGTTGTGCTTTGAGTCATTTTGAAACTGTGGATTCCTGTGTTTGGATTAGTACTTTAGAATCTGCTCTGTGCTTTGGTCTACATATGGGGTTGAAGATTAACTTAACACTGTGAGACTGCTCTGCCTCACATAACCAAGGTTTGGGAGTTTTGGAactgtttaaatttgatttaactACATGCAACCCTGTCTTTGGACATTTAAAACACCATTCAATTTAAGtgagcactcaggtggacttaGTATCACACCTAGATAAAAACTAGGTGTAACCCATTTGCAGTGCTTATACTGTAGTGATCTTCACCACAGCTGTCACAAGGATAAAATCGATAAAGCCTTATCAAAtgtcatacagtacaatacttATATTAGATTTAATGCACTTGAAGGGAATTTCACCTAGACATTCAAAACATTTTAGCCCGCAGGTTGCCAGATTGAACTGCTTGTGTTATGAAATACTGTAACAGAGAACAGATGCAGAAGAAACTCCtcacagatattttatttctaCCAGTATGGGTTTCTACTTTCTAACATTTATAATGCTTCCACATTCAACATTTCACCATGAAAACATGCATGTGTTTGCATTGCAGGCTTGTTGCCAAACTCTTCAGCAGACCCATCAGCTCTCCATTTCTCTTAGCTAGAGAGCATTGATTCCACAGGGATCCAAACATTTCCTCAAGCTCCAATAGTAAACTGATCCTCACTGCTGATCGAGAAGGACCAGgaattatcagaaaaaaagggtAATTTCACTCAGTGTCATGTTTAGCCTAGCAGCAGCATGAGTAGGTGTGTGTTTAGATATATTTGGGACTGGAATGCTCTGACTTAAGTTGAAACATTTTGAAACACAGTGATGAGCCACAGCTTGTCATATGAAGTCAATTTCCTCTGCTTCAGCCGGTCCTGTCTAGAGCTGCCCGGTCTGTTCAAGTGCTCCAGTTACAAAAATGCTCGAACTCCATATAAATTACCCAGAGATACAGTGATCTACGGCTTACCTCAGTTGTTGGGTTCATATTCCAATAGTCCCAGAAAATGGAAATTCCAGACTAAGAGTTAAGTGCTCTCTTGGTGGGGAGGACAGGCTTTTTATTCCCCTGTTGATCACTTTCTTCCCAGCACATTAAGCGGCCCCTATAACACTGCTTAAGaaacagtttgaaaaaaaaaatgtgtttcctgTCTCTGAGCATTCATGTGATATCTTTTAACATTCCACATTAATAGCTATAATGCAACACCTGTAGATTTCTGCATACAGCTAATGTTACTGATGGAATCTCTAAGTACTTCAGTTCCTGTAAAAGTCCTCCATTTTACATTAACAGTGTGTGGAGGATATGGGCTAATTTTAAACACATGCAGGTTCTCTGCAGACTTGTAGATTACAAGACACGATCTTCTTTTCATGCTTGGTCATCGTATGAATTGCTCATCACATATTTTTAGTGTGCTGTTCAAGGGAATTCTAAGGAATGTGCAATTCATCCCTTCCTTGTGCATGGGCTCAGGGACACCAGTGTAGGCTAGGGTCAGAGTATGTAGTATAGAGTAGTCAGTTTTGCTCTCTTGGAGTCCTATGGCTAGGTTAGGCCTGGCTGTGGAATCAGAACGATGAACAGAATGAACAGAATAAGGTCGTCAGTTTTGgaatactttttcttttctctgtaaCAGAAATGCATGCGTTTAATTTGATGCATGATAAATGTACATGCCAATGTATAATAGGATGGAGATTTAGTACCTGAGTATGTGAGCTCTGGCTTAGCAGATGGGAAAGAAACAGTAGTATGAGGCTTTGTTGGCAGACACCCACGACAACCAAGCTGTTCAACCCCCTCTAGCAGCTATAGAGGTTGACATCAAGACATGGGAGATagacacatttctttttaactATGTTCAGTaaccaattcttttttttatgtaattgacCATCTTGTTTTCTGACTGTCATTTctttaaacctttcttttttcttcaacATAATTGTAAGTAGGATGGCATTGTGTACATGTTCtgttctgtttgtttatgtgAAGCAGCTCAAAAAGAACAGACCTAATAAGAGGAAGATAAACAGGGAAATGAATGTGGTGATGTCATAGCCACCCCAGCATGACATGGCCCTTCCCACAGGTATGCCACACACTGTTATACTCTGCAGACTCATCAGAATGCAGTGCCCGCTGCGGGAGGCTGGGAAATGAGCCTGGCTTTCACAGGAGGGCAGTCTATACACTTTGAGAATGTCGATCCAAAAGCATGTGGGCAATGGCCTAAATGTCCATATGCTTCAGAGATTTCTCAGTATGTTCAGAATCTGGACACAAGATAAACATGACAATTTGAAAAGATTGTTTATGGTTAATTGGTAAATTATTCAATATGTAAATACAGTCGTTGAGCTGGTAGGTCtccataaaacatatttgtctCTAGAAAGGCCACAGTGCAGTCAGTGTACAGACATACAATTAAAAGAGACCAGTAATTGGATGTTATTGAAGGTAGTGGAACTGTAGAGGTTGTTTACTAAATCTGCAAGAATTGCAGAGATGCGTGCCAGCTTCATCATGAATGCACAAAGAGGATGACGGCGTAGCCAGCCCTCGAACATTGAGTCAACACTGTTTGTACTCTCCTCCCCATCAGGTACTGATAgtgtcatatacagtatctttCAGCAAGCTGCACATTCTATATATCTACAGTAAAGTtaaaaagttagtaccccctcttttaatgtgtttttttattctatgtgcactgttccaaattgatgtgcagcagcacgtggaagcagtaaggggaTACTTCGTATTACCcacatttcatttttgttaaataaataatagcacaGTGACGAAATGTATATGATgatgtttgtctgaggttgcttttgcctaatactaagatgTGCCACTAAtatgtgatttttattatgtttttccttttctgtgttttgcctgccatgcggaaggcctgggttcgcttcccagccagtgcccaaacctccagccactggatgcagtgccggtcccaaacccAAATAAATGGGAGTGTTGAGTCAGGACCTGTGCCATGTtttgtgcggactggatattccgctgtggcgaccccttgccagaAGCAGGCGTAAGACCAACATCAAAAGATGGGTACtaacttttttaacttgacTTTATATGTTCCTAGTTCTCTACCCACAGAATAAAAGGCACTGTCTTCTAGCAGAGACAGTATAACAAATACAGAACatagccaaaagtatgtggaaaCCTTTCCATTGCACCAATATGTGTAATGTGAACTTTTTTGGGATCCTTCAGTTTCATTGAAGGAAATTCATATTTCTGTaatgtattcatttaaatgaataaattatttgtaaaaaaacgaATTAATAGGTTCTTTTACATAATTTTGCCCAAGAAAATCTACACTCTCAACGTCTTTATTGAAACAATATCAGAATGAGAtgcaaaggaaagaaaaaaaaatacattgaaaaaaaaaaaaaaactacatccTAAACTCCAAAAAGTCTAGAGATCTCTTAATGTTAAATCACTAGATGAGAGGTAGGATTTGATAGGTTAGAATGCCACATCTTAGCTAACCATGActggtttaaatattttgtggCAATTCACAGAGCTTGCAGTACCACAAAAATGCTATTGCAATCAATcccagcaccttagattagctTAGTTTAAGACTTAGCTTTCATTAAtgttatgtaattttatatgcATCTAGTTCTACATGTGAGCCATATAGTtggtaaaatttacttaaaacctTCTTTAGCCCAACTCATGCATATAAGTTGATAAAGTGGCAAGACATTTGTCATTAGTTGTGCTAAATTGGGTTTGCTCTTTAAACAGTCAGTAAAGCTCCACTTTTTACAATTATAGCTGATAAATAGAATAATTAGTCCCATCAGCACTAGCAGTTATTATGATAAATAGCAGTTTGCTGCACCTTGTCCTTAGCTTTGAGGAGCAAGACCTGTGGTATAAAGGTACGAGACTGTACCCGCCTGTATCTGAAAAGTCTGTCCTTGGATCTGAGTGCTTGGGATCTGCTCACTAGTCTGGCTGATGGAGATCGGCTGGCCGGCTTGGCTGCTGATATGGATAGTACCTGTGTGACTCTGGTTGTGCTGCTCTCTAGGAGGCTCTTGTGTAGCAGAAAGTTGAGGCATGGCCTGCTGGATCACCTGCAGCTGCTGAAGGGGCCGTGAGCTAATCTGCAGTTGTTGTGGAGCTCCCTGCTGAACCTGAAAGTGCTCCATTGCTTCTTTAGTCAGTGTGATGACGTGCATCTGCTCAGCTTGCTCACTACTCACCTGACCTTCTACAACACTGATTGTCTGGATTTGTGCACTGGGGTCTAGTTCGTCCTGAGTGACCAGAGCAACGTTCTGGATATGGGCAGAGGGATGAGTGAGAAGGGTAAGGCTGGAATGGTTCTGGCCTGCTGCTGCCAGTTCCTCTGGACCATTCTCTGTAGTGATGATATTAAGGCTGCCCGGCTTCTGACCCGCCACTAGGTTAATATTGTCCATTTCAGTTGTAACCACTAACTGGATCTCCTGCTCTGAATGGGTGGGGAGCTGGTACTGCTGAAGCTCCAGGACATTGTGCATCTTCTCATTACCTTCCATGGCCTCCACCGTGGGTAGTTGCGTGTCTTCCACCTCTGTCCGCTCTTTTTCGTGAGTTTTAGTATGTGCTTTTAGATTGTCCAGACGGGTGAAAGAAAGACTACACACAGAGCACATATAGGGCTTTTTCCCTGTGTGAGAGGCGACATGGCGTCTTTTAGCACTAGGATCAGAGAAGGACTTGCTGCAGATGTTGCACACATACGGCTTTTCTCCTCTAAATAAGACAATATCAGGAATAAGGAACAAGGAACACATCAAAATCATCACACACCAATGTTAAGACTGTGGCTTATAGCTTCCCAACCCTGGTCCTTGAGCACCCCCTCCTTTCCACAATTTAGCGTTTTCCTGCTTTACCACACTTGGTTCTATTTAATAATGTGTGCTGGAAGCTGAAAAAACACTACAATGTGCAGAGCAGGGGGTCTTCCAGGAGCAAGGTTGGGAATCCCTGCTGTAGTTTATTCAGTAATCTTCAAAGAATAAAGAGGGCAGCCTACCTGTGAATTCTGATGTGTGTCTGCAGTGTGCTCTTGGCAGTAAAACACTTCCCGCAAATCTCACATGTAAAAGGTTTCTCACCTAAACAACCAAATGAATAGAGTCTAAATGTGAAATTCATCTCTGAATCAACTGTCAACTCTGACGAAGCCTTTGTGCTTTAggtcacttactcactcatcttctacactgctttatcctatatacacGGTCACAGGGAccctggggcctatcccagggtcATGAGCatgaggcaggttacaccctggacaattcattgcagggatacacacatactcacaggcTTATTCACATAagacgagcaatttgggaacgcttaTCAGcttttggaccgtgggaggaaaccagagtatctaGTTTTTTTGGAAGCACACggagtacatgcaaactccatgcacacagacccggagCGGAAATCGagcccgaaccctggaggtgcaagtttGGAATAGTGGATAACACAACTAATGAACTTTAGAGAAATTGTGCAGTCAGTCAGTATAAAGGTAagatagaattaaaagagaaagATTTGAAGACACAATGAGTTACTGTACTTTTTACTGTACAATTTACTGCACACCTTTACACAGTATATGTAAAATAACAATGTCACTAGCTTTTTGTTTAGAAGCTTAACCAGAGTATCCATAAGATATATGAGCCCCATTGTCATGTTACCTGTGTGTGTTCTTAGATGCTTCTTTAGTTGTGCTGTATCCTTAAACTTGTGGTGACAATGTGCACATTCAGGTAATGCTTTTCCGCTATGAACTCGGTAATGACTGTTTAACTGCCTCTTCTGGCTAAAAGTTTTTCCGCACTGATCACAGCTAAAAGATTTCTTTtctgagaaagaaaatagaGATACATCAAAATATGTGACAGGAACTAGAATGTAACtgctataaaaatgaaaaaatgtatgGTAATGAAAAATTCCCAGCAGCTTTCCATACCTGCATGCAAGTTCATATGTTCTTGCAGGGAGTGCTTTGTGGAGAGGGCTTTAGAGCAAATGCTGCACACAAATGGCTTTTCTCCAGTGTGCATCCGCTGATGAACTAAAAGGGtatgtttctgtgtaaagcagttCCCACAAACATGGCACCGGAACGGTTTTTCTCCTTtacaagagcaaaaaaaaaagatatcatAGAAAACCATGTATTGTAAACATGTATCATTGACTGAAACCATGAAActctatttacatatttacctGTATGAGTTCGctgatgtatttttaaaaacaaatggtttttaaaaactttgctGCACTCATCACAACGAGGTTCTGTGGTTGGGTATTTCCTCTTTCTGCCTCTCTTTCCCAGGACTCTTTCTTCACTAATTTCTTCTCCTACCCTGTAGCTTTTTAGTTTCACTGGCTGCCTTATTCTGCGCTTGCCAAGCCGAGGTCTGTCCTCACTTGGGTCATAATCTGCATCGTCTGAGTCATTGGGAAGGGGATCAGAGTGGCATGTAGGTTCTGTGGACTCTGGGGAGGAAACAGGTAAATCCACTGTAGCTTTATCCGATTCATTGTGAATTCTGGTCTCTCGAGGCAGTAGTACCAAGTCTGGTACTGAATGATTAGTGTTTTTCCTTGGCCGTCCCCTTTTGCGTTTGGTTTCATTTGTGCTTGTGTCACTATCACGTACTTCTGAGCCGACATTTGACGTTGAGGCTGCGCTCCTAAATTGCAAGTCTGCATGGGCTTTGACAAGCTCGCTTATTTCTAGCAAGCGGGCCATGTCAAGCAGCTGCTCAGTGCTGTTCTCCTCCACAGACGCATTGGCAGTGTAGATAAATTCAAGCACAGATGCGAAGGTTTTTGCCGCCATACCATCCAACCTATATACAGTCTGGCAGGCCTGGTCTTCAGCAGTGAACATCAGGGAGAAATATTCACTGCTCGCAGCCAGAAGAGCCTTATGTGCTTTAAAATGCACATCTTCAACAATGAGGGTTATATCACAAAgcatttgtcttttcctcagtGTGTCAAATTTATTAAGAATCGTATCCTTGTGTGATACTGAATGAAAGTTCAGCAAGCTTTGAGTTTGTGTTCGCTCTGACATTCTGCTTTGTGTAGCAATCTATAAAAATgacaaggggaaaaaacaatcaaCCCAAAGACATTGTTGTTGTACAACATATTTTCATCGCATGGTTGTCATCAATGAATAATAGATGGTCAGTggcatattcaattcaatttagtttaatttaatttgtatagcgcttttaacaattgatattgtcgcaaagcagcattacacacttttgtgtagtgtgtaattcacatttcatacac
This genomic stretch from Clarias gariepinus isolate MV-2021 ecotype Netherlands chromosome 13, CGAR_prim_01v2, whole genome shotgun sequence harbors:
- the zbtb24 gene encoding zinc finger and BTB domain-containing protein 24, producing MSERTQTQSLLNFHSVSHKDTILNKFDTLRKRQMLCDITLIVEDVHFKAHKALLAASSEYFSLMFTAEDQACQTVYRLDGMAAKTFASVLEFIYTANASVEENSTEQLLDMARLLEISELVKAHADLQFRSAASTSNVGSEVRDSDTSTNETKRKRGRPRKNTNHSVPDLVLLPRETRIHNESDKATVDLPVSSPESTEPTCHSDPLPNDSDDADYDPSEDRPRLGKRRIRQPVKLKSYRVGEEISEERVLGKRGRKRKYPTTEPRCDECSKVFKNHLFLKIHQRTHTGEKPFRCHVCGNCFTQKHTLLVHQRMHTGEKPFVCSICSKALSTKHSLQEHMNLHAEKKSFSCDQCGKTFSQKRQLNSHYRVHSGKALPECAHCHHKFKDTAQLKKHLRTHTGEKPFTCEICGKCFTAKSTLQTHIRIHRGEKPYVCNICSKSFSDPSAKRRHVASHTGKKPYMCSVCSLSFTRLDNLKAHTKTHEKERTEVEDTQLPTVEAMEGNEKMHNVLELQQYQLPTHSEQEIQLVVTTEMDNINLVAGQKPGSLNIITTENGPEELAAAGQNHSSLTLLTHPSAHIQNVALVTQDELDPSAQIQTISVVEGQVSSEQAEQMHVITLTKEAMEHFQVQQGAPQQLQISSRPLQQLQVIQQAMPQLSATQEPPREQHNQSHTGTIHISSQAGQPISISQTSEQIPSTQIQGQTFQIQAGTVSYLYTTGLAPQS